The DNA window GACAACCAACGTTCCTTTTGTGTGATTATCAGAACCATATCCTACAGAGACTTTACCCGAGTCACTGTCCATACTCGCGCGGGTAATAATATTGATTACGCCAGAAATCGCTTCGGAACCATAAATAGATGCCCGAGCACCACGAATATAATCAACACGTTCTATTGAGTTCACAGGGAACTGGCTGAAGTCGACGCCTCCCATACTCGCTCTCGGCACACGAACACCATCAATCAATACCAAGACTTGAGATGAACTACCACCACGAACAAAGATTGAAGCTGTTTGACCACGACCACCATATTGTGCGACTTCAATACTTGGTAGCGTACGAAAAACATCAAACAGACTGTCTGCCTGAAGGCGTTCTATGTCTTCCTTCGTAACCGTAACGGTCTGCGCAAGAACTGCGCCGTCAATTTGTTTAAATCGGTTCGCGGTCACGACAACCGTTTCGTAAATAGAAGTTTCTTGAGCCTGTAGATAAGAGGCAGGGAAAAGCAGCGATGCACACGTGATCGCCAGAAGAGTTTTTTTCATTGTATTGTCCTAAATCGCGTAATTCCATCTGAGCCCTGCCATAGTTGGCAGTCCAGTGCTGTGGCTCAGTTGCTGGCAGGTATTCGGACTCAAGAGCTTGGACGTACTCCCCCTACTAGCTCGACTTCCCACATCAACCAATGCAGTGTCTTGATAAGCTTTCGTTCTCTTTTACCGCTGCGCGTCAGTTCTGGAGTTACACCAGATTCCCATTTCAGCCATCTAGATTGCTAGATAGCACCAGCTTGAGGAAAATACTATTGGGCTATGGATTATTTGTCCAGCCAATATTGTTGCTATGAATTGTAATGCTCACCTGATTGGGTTTTCTCTCGACGCTGTACACACTATCTTTAGATCAATTCTGGCTCAAAGCTGGACATAGCGTTGAGATTGAATAAAATCTGCGCTCTTAAATTGAATGCACCATAAAAGGTAAGATCATGGCTACTCTTGATGTAAACCCACAACGCTACCAGGAACAACTGGCTGAAAAAGTTGAACGTCTCACTGATATGTTCGCGCCATACAACGTACCAGAACTGGAAGTGTTTGAATCACCAGAGCAGCATTACCGTATGCGTGCTGAGTTCCGCGTCTGGCATGAAGGTGAAGATCTTTACTACATCATGTTTAATCAGGAAACTCGCGAAAAATACCGCGTTGACCAGTTCCCTGCGGCGAGCCGCCTGATCAATGACCTGATGCCGCTACTCATTGAAGCGATGAAAGACAACGACTCCCTGCGCCGTAAACTATTCCAGGTAGATTTTCTCTCTACGCTTAGCGGTGAAATACTGGTGTCTCTGCTTTACCACCGTCAGCTGGATGATGAGTGGATTGAAAATGCAAAAGCAATGAAACAGCGCCTGAACGATGAAGGTTTCAACCTCAACATCATCGGCCGTGCACGTAAGATGAAGATCATCCTCGACCAGGACTACGTGATTGAGAAGCTGGATGTTAATGGTCAAAGCTACATTTACCAGCAAGTTGAGAACAGCTTTACCCAACCAAACGGTAAAGTCGCAGAGAAAATGCTGGAGTGGGCTGTTGATTGTACTCAAGACAGTACAGGTGACCTGTTAGAACTTTACTGTGGTAACGGTAACTTCTCTCTGGCGCTGGCACAAAACTTTGACCGTGTTCTGGCAACAGAACTGGCGAAGCCTTCTGTGGTATCTGCGCAATACAATATCGCCGCAAACAACATAGATAACGTGCAAATTCTCCGCCTTTCAGCAGAAGAGTTTACTCAGGCTATCGAAGGTAAACGTGAGTTCCGTCGCTTACAAGATGCAGGTGTGGATCTGAAGAGCTACAACTGCAATACGATTTTTGTCGATCCGCCTCGTTCAGGCATGGATGTGGATACCTGTAAAATGGTGCAAGGTTACGAGCGTATCATGTACATTTCTTGCAACCCTGAAACATTGAAAGAGAACCTAGACATTCTGACCGAGACTCACAAAGTGACGCGTTTCGCTCTGTTTGACCAATTCCCTTACACCCACCACATGGAAGCGGGTGTATTACTGGAACGCAAGTAAACAGCAGAGATAAAAAAAAGCGAGCTCAACAGCTCGCTTTTCTATTTAACTTTGCACGACTACTCTGCTGTCGCTTTAGCTTTGCCTTCCATGAAGCCCAGCTTCTTGCCAATCCAGACCAGTAAGATCATCGCCACCATGATGGCAAAGAAGTTTGAACCGGCTTCCGGGTGCTGCGCTTTAATAAACGCAGAGTGACCAAATGCTCCGACAAAGAAACAGGCCAAACCAACCAGTGGGATATCTTCCGATACCGGGTTGTTTAAGTACTCCTGGTAGAGGGCCTGCACAGCCAGTACAAGTGCAATCACAGGGAAGATTGAGAAAGAGACTTCACTCATGGTCAACCATGACAGTAAAGCATCACCACACATCCCTGCTATCAGTGCCAATATCAGCGTTTTCTTTTCAGATTTATTTCCATTCGCCATTATTCTATCCCGCCTTTTAATCGGTTTCGTTCACGTTCTTTGCGATACCAATAAGCCCCTTTGGCTATCATTCGCAATTGCATAATCAACCGCTCTGCGAGTTCATCTCGCTCACGTCGATCTAAATCTAAAGCTTCAGCGCCCGAGCTAAAGACCAAAGTAACCGACGCCTCTGCTTGAGTATAGGCCTCTTCTCTGGTCACGCCGGTGCTCATTAAATACTCAGTTAACTCTGCCGCAAAATGCTGAATTTCTCGAGCGACGGCCGTTCGGAATTCCGATGACGTGCCCGAACGCTCACGCAGCAATAAGCGAAATACGTTAGGACTACTTTCTATGAATTCCATAAAAGTTTCAATCGAAGTTCGAATCACACTGCCTTCTTTGACAATACGCTGACGCGCCTGACGCATCAGTTGACGCAGCAATAAACCGCCCTCATCGACCATAGTTAAGCCTAGCTCATCCATGTCCTTGAAGTGACGATAAAAAGAAGTCGGTGCGATTCCTGCCTCCCTGGCAACTTCTCTCAAGCTAAGATTGGAAAAACTGCGCTCAGCACTTAACTGACTAAATGCTGCATCAATCAGTGAACGGCGTGTTTTTTCTTTTTGCTGTGCGCGAATTCCCATCGATTTCATTCTTAACTTGCTCTTTTTACTGTAGGGGGACAAGAGCTTCAATATAACGCAATTCACTCCCTGGGAGAAAAATATGTTGCCTCTCTCATGACTGAACGGGAAAACGTTACTACTGGCACGTGTCTGTATGCAATATCCTCAGCGTAATTTATAGACATCTAACCGTTCAATTCGTTCTTTTAGAGGTTTCTGCGTGATCACTTCCACTCTCTCGCAGCCAGCACGTGTACCTATAGCGCAAATGAGTTAAAATTGCGCTAAAGCAATGTTAAGCAAATATAACAAGGAAATACATCATGGCGCATGTTAATCACTTTGACGTGATAGTAATTGGTAGTGGCCCGGGTGGAGAAGGGGCTGCGATGGGGTTAACCAAAGCAGGCCTGAATGTAGCCATCATCGAAAAAGAGAACAGTGTCGGTGGCGGCTGTACTCACTGGGGAACCATACCATCAAAAGCACTGCGTCATGCGGTTAGCCGTATTATTGAGTTCAACAGCAATCCGCTTTTCTGTCAAAATAACACCAGCCTGCATGCCACGTTTTCTGACATTTTAGGCCACGCTAAGTCGGTCATCGACAAGCAAACGCGCCTGCGTCAGGGTTTCTACGACCGTAACCAATGTACCCTGCTGTTTGGTACCGCACGTTTTATCGATGAGCGCTCTGTTGCGGTGATGCAAAATGATGGCACTGAAGACATCTACTCAGCCGATAAATTTGTCATTGCGACCGGCTCACGTCCATACCAGCCAGATAACGTCGACTTCCTGCACGATCGCATTTATGACAGTGACTCTATCCTTAGCCTAAAGCATGATCCCCGCCATATCATTATCTATGGTGCTGGCGTGATCGGTTGTGAATACGCGTCAATCTTCCGTGGGCTAGGCGTGAAAACCGATCTTGTTAATACCCGGGATCGTTTGTTGGAGTTCTTAGATAACGAAGTTTCAGATGCGCTTTCATACCACTTCTGGAACAGTGGTGTGGTAATTCGCAATGACGAAACTTACGAGAAAATTGAAGGCACCGAAGACGGCGTCATCATTCATCTCAAGTCTGGTAAGAAGATGCGTGCTGATTGCCTGCTGTACGCGAATGGCCGAACCGGTAATACAGATAAACTCAACCTTGGGGCTGTGGGTCTCGAATCGGACTCACGCGGACAATTAAAAGTGAACCGAAATTACCAAACCGCAGTGGAGCACATATACGCAGTGGGCGATGTGATTGGTTACCCTAGCCTTGCAAGTGCAGCTTATGACCAGGGACGCTTTGTCGCCCAGGCGATCACTAAAGGTGAGGCAGAAAACTACCTGATTGAAGATATTCCGACAGGTATTTACACCATCCCGGAAATCAGCTCCGTCGGTAAAACGGAACAAGAGCTAACGGCAGCTAAAGTACCTTACGAGGTTGGTCGTTCTTCCTTTAAACACCTTGCCCGTGCGCAGATTGCAGGTAAAGACGTTGGCAGTTTAAAGATTCTGTTCCATCGTGAAACTAAAGAGATCCTAGGTATTCACTGCTTTGGTGAGCGTGCAGCAGAAATCATCCACATCGGCCAGGCTATTATGGAGCAGAAAGGTGAAGCGAATACCATCGAGTATTTCGTTAACACCACGTTCAACTATCCAACTATGGCGGAAGCCTACCGCGTAGCAGCACTGAACGGTTTAAACCGCCTATTCTAACTGCAAAGCTACCAGCAAAGAGTAAAACAGCAGGCATCAAGCCTGCTGTTTTTGTTTGTGGTCACCTCATCGTTACGCAAGAAATGTTTCCTTGCGCCACTGATAAAGAAAATCATCCCAAGTCCGATACCACGCATCAGCATAAAACTGGTCATCGCCAGCCAAAGTGCATGATTTTCCCATCCGGCAAACAGGTAAAAAACAACAAAGAAACTACTGGTAGCTACAAACATGCTGTTGCGCATTTCCTTGCCTTTGGTCGCTCCGACAAATATCCCGTCGAGCAGGAAACACCACATCGACGCTAATGGCATCACCACCAGCCATGGCAGATAGATAGCAGCTTGCTGATGCACAGAGTCTATAGAGGTGATCATGGCGATCAGGTGTGATCCTGCCAGACCAAAAACAGCAGTTAAACCTAAGCAGATGATCAGACTCCAGAAGAAGGTGCCAATCAATGACGCACTCAGTTGCTGCCTGTCTTTAGCCCCGATGGCCTTACCGACCATGGCTTCCATGGCGTACGCAAAGCCGTCCATACCGTAAGAAATGATCATCAGAAAGCTCATCAGCACCGCATTCGCTGCCACGACATCATCGCCAAAGCTTGCGCCCTGAAAAGTCATAAAGCTAAACGCCGCTTGCAGGCACAGTGAGCGTAAAAAGATGTCACGATTAAGTTTTACAAACCGGCCGGCCCCGTGCCTCGTGTCAGCCAGTAGACTCTTCGGTGAAGGCAGCTTTCTCTCTTGCCATGTTTTCCACACACAAACTAGACCAAATACCATCCCCGAGTAGTCAGCAATGACAGATGCCAACGCAGCTCCTTCCACTTTCCATCCCAAGCCCATAACAAACAAGACATCCAGTACGATGTTGGTCAGGT is part of the Vibrio sp. B1FLJ16 genome and encodes:
- a CDS encoding YijD family membrane protein — encoded protein: MANGNKSEKKTLILALIAGMCGDALLSWLTMSEVSFSIFPVIALVLAVQALYQEYLNNPVSEDIPLVGLACFFVGAFGHSAFIKAQHPEAGSNFFAIMVAMILLVWIGKKLGFMEGKAKATAE
- the sthA gene encoding Si-specific NAD(P)(+) transhydrogenase; this translates as MAHVNHFDVIVIGSGPGGEGAAMGLTKAGLNVAIIEKENSVGGGCTHWGTIPSKALRHAVSRIIEFNSNPLFCQNNTSLHATFSDILGHAKSVIDKQTRLRQGFYDRNQCTLLFGTARFIDERSVAVMQNDGTEDIYSADKFVIATGSRPYQPDNVDFLHDRIYDSDSILSLKHDPRHIIIYGAGVIGCEYASIFRGLGVKTDLVNTRDRLLEFLDNEVSDALSYHFWNSGVVIRNDETYEKIEGTEDGVIIHLKSGKKMRADCLLYANGRTGNTDKLNLGAVGLESDSRGQLKVNRNYQTAVEHIYAVGDVIGYPSLASAAYDQGRFVAQAITKGEAENYLIEDIPTGIYTIPEISSVGKTEQELTAAKVPYEVGRSSFKHLARAQIAGKDVGSLKILFHRETKEILGIHCFGERAAEIIHIGQAIMEQKGEANTIEYFVNTTFNYPTMAEAYRVAALNGLNRLF
- the fabR gene encoding HTH-type transcriptional repressor FabR, with the translated sequence MKSMGIRAQQKEKTRRSLIDAAFSQLSAERSFSNLSLREVAREAGIAPTSFYRHFKDMDELGLTMVDEGGLLLRQLMRQARQRIVKEGSVIRTSIETFMEFIESSPNVFRLLLRERSGTSSEFRTAVAREIQHFAAELTEYLMSTGVTREEAYTQAEASVTLVFSSGAEALDLDRRERDELAERLIMQLRMIAKGAYWYRKERERNRLKGGIE
- the trmA gene encoding tRNA (uridine(54)-C5)-methyltransferase TrmA; this encodes MATLDVNPQRYQEQLAEKVERLTDMFAPYNVPELEVFESPEQHYRMRAEFRVWHEGEDLYYIMFNQETREKYRVDQFPAASRLINDLMPLLIEAMKDNDSLRRKLFQVDFLSTLSGEILVSLLYHRQLDDEWIENAKAMKQRLNDEGFNLNIIGRARKMKIILDQDYVIEKLDVNGQSYIYQQVENSFTQPNGKVAEKMLEWAVDCTQDSTGDLLELYCGNGNFSLALAQNFDRVLATELAKPSVVSAQYNIAANNIDNVQILRLSAEEFTQAIEGKREFRRLQDAGVDLKSYNCNTIFVDPPRSGMDVDTCKMVQGYERIMYISCNPETLKENLDILTETHKVTRFALFDQFPYTHHMEAGVLLERK